The Arenibacter algicola region ACTCCTCAATATCACTTGGGAATTATTTTGAGGAAGTTAAGTCTCAAACTATTTATTAAAGAATTGGGAAAAGAACCTCGTAGTAGCCAAAGTACTGCACCAAAAAGGTATCAATCAAAATTAGAATAAGTAAGAAGAAAAGTTCAAATAAATAAACGATGAAAGACCAAAAGGCCATATTGATAAAATGCATCAAAAATGATGTCCCGGCGTTCGTTATTGCCGGTCACGATTTTTTTGCCGTGCCGACCTTGGAGGCCTATTATCAGGTTGCAAAGGAAAACGGGGCGGATGCCGAGTTTTTAAAGGATATGAATCTGGTCATACAAGAAATGAAGGATTTTCAACAGCAAGAACCGGATAGACTACGTATACCGAGGCTAAAAGCGTTCGAGATCGAAAAATGAAAGGCAATCTAATAAAAGGATGAAAAAAGAAGAAATAGATAAAATCAATCCTATACTAAAGGAAACGTTTCAACCGTTATTTGAAAAAGGATTTATTAGCAAAGAAGAATATGATGAAATAATTACTTCTGAGATATCTAGTCGAGATACTTACTTGGTTAACTTATTCGGTCAATCTAGAACAAACGAGATTGAAACAGCAATGAGATTGGATTATTTAAAGTCTAAATAAAGGAAGGCAAATGACTGTAATAAAAGATTCAAAATATAAAAAAGCCTTGTTGGTCGAACTAATTGAGGTTTATGTGTCGAAAGGACATTCAATCCATATGTTAGTGGGCAAAGATTTACATGATTTTGACCATAACGAACTAGAAGTTCGTCTAAGAGCTGAGGGAGTAGATACTGGTATGATCAAATCAAAGTTTAAATAAAGGATTAACCAAATTGTAAATTAATCTGAAAAGTGTCTTATATATCCAAAGTAAGTATTGATTGTCCCCGGGAACAACCGTTTCCTTTTGATATATCTGCGGTTAAATATGCCAAGGGATTGGATTTTTCGAATCCGATCACTTTTATTATAGGAGATAATGGAACAGGTAAATCGACTCTATTGGAGACAATTGCATTTAGACTTCAACTACCGAACATGGACGGTTCTTCTTATAGTAAGAGGGGCTTCGAAGCTGCTAGAATATTAATGGAATACTTATCTATTGAGTGGGCGATAGATAGACCGCGCGGATTCTTTTTGAGGGCGGAGGATTTTGGAAATTTATTGAACGGCATACAAAATGAAGATAACAGACTTTCTACCTTTTTCGAAGATATTAAAGGAGATGTCCCAGACCATGTTCTTAGATCAATGCGCGATAATTCGAACTATCAGATACACAATATGTACAAGAACTATGGTCAAGATCTGCAAGGTTTCTCTCATGGAGAGGCCTACTTCAAAATAATGAACGATAAAATCAATCAACGAGGAATATATTTATTGGACGAACCTGAAGCTGCACTGTCCCCGTCCAAGCAGCTTTCGTTGCTATACTTCATCAAGGAACATCTTGGGCACAACATATCACAGTTCATTGTAGCCACTCATTCCCCTATGCTAATGGCCTATCCAGGGGCGACAATTTACCAAATTTCTGATAATGGTATGAAAAAAGTTGATTTTGAGGATACTGATCATTATTCAATAACAAGGTCATTTTTAAATAATCCCGATGCCTATCTTAGACATCTAGAATGATTTACCAAAGTTCACTTGAAGGATACATTTGCTAATCATTTAAGAAGTGTCAAAATCACGGACTATTCCAAAGTAAGGAAAGTGTATATTGTATACATAGTATATTTATTGTATATTTGTATTATAAAATGTTGATCATGAAAAAAAACATAGACATAGACGAAACAATTTTGACTAAACTTAAAATCTTATCGGCATTTGAGAATATGAGCGTAAAGGCTCTAATGGAAAAAGCAGTATCATTTTTCGTGGAACAAAAGGAGAAAGAACGCTTGAATGCTCTTTCGGATGAAGAAAAAGAAGATTTAGGACTTCTCCTACTAATGCAACAAGTAGATAGGACTGAAACAGTAAGTAGAGAAGATGTTATGAATGCCTTAGACGAATGAAAGTTATATTCCTAAAGAGTTTTCTTAGTGACATTAAGAAAGTCAAGGACAAGGGGTTAAAATCAAGAATAAAGAAATTGATTCTTGAAATTGAAGCTGCCAAAAGTTTAGAAGAAATAACTGGCGTAAAAAAAATGAGGGGCTACTCCATTGCTTACCGAATAAGAATGGGCGATTATAGATTAGGACTCTATAAAGAAACCGATTGTGTCGAATTGGCAAGGTTTCTGAAACGCAATGATATTTATAAAGTTTTTCCTAAGTAATATTCTATTTGAAGTTTAAATATAGGACATGTTAGAAGAGGGTTTTAGGTCGCATAGATATAGCGATATATTGGGTAACTTAAGAGAGAATGGTTTTCTGAACGCTGAGGATGTTGGTAAGCTGTAAAAGAATTTACAAGCACAAAAAAAATTACTTTTGCTGGCATAAGTGATGAAAAGGCCCAAATCGTGTCTGAAGCATTAATTGATAATTATCAACGATCAAAGTCTAATTAAAGGGTGACATAATGAAAGTAATTATATTTTTAATTTTGGCCAATACAATGGCGTTTGCTCAAATTGAAGCGGACAATGGTCAGGTCGTTTGGAGGACAGTCAAAGAATATGAGGGTAATTCTGAATCATTACTTAAACGGCTTAAATTCTCAGGAAAATTCTCTAACCTGGAATTGCTTGAAGATACAATTATTGGAAAGTTCACTAATGCTCCAATTAACTTTCAAGGTTTTGCTAGCATGTACCTCATGGCCTCAAATATGATGGGTAGTTTTATAATTCAATTCAAGGAAGGTCGGTATCGAATTACCGTTAAGAACTTACAGTTGAAAAGTCAGACCAGTGTAGGAGTGTTCGACGAAGGAAGTATCGAAGCCATAGAGAAATATGCCCTTAATGCAAATGGTGAATTTAGAAAACGCTTTAAGTCCAGGGACTTACCTATATTAGAAGATAATTTATCCAAGCTTTTCGAATTTTCCCAAAAAGATGATTGGTAAAAACTAAAAAAGTCAGTTGTTATTGTTATGAAAGTTTTAATAAACGATAATTTTGGCGCGGACTTAAACGGTAAAGTGAATTTAAAAATTTAAGTTAAGCTTACAGAGGCATCCGAGATCCAAGATGTTTTAGTAAAAAGTATCTTGTGTGGTCTATGTAGAAAACTGACCCAGTTTCTCCCTTAAAACCTTCATATCCTCCTCCACCTTGGAATCGATAATTTTGGCATAGTGCTGGGTGGTCCTTAAATTTTTATGCCCTAGCATTTTACCTACGGTCTCAATTGGAACCCCATTGGTCAAGGTAACCGTAGTGGCAAAAGTATGGCGGGCTAAGTGGGTGGTAAGGTTTTTTTTGATATTACAACGGTCGGCAATTTCTTTTAAATAGGAGTTGGACTTCTGATTGCTCAATACCGGGATTACGCAATCTTTGTTCACCACCTTTGGATGGTCTTTATATTTTTCTATGATAGCCACTGCGGTCGGCAATAGGGGTATGGTAAATCCGGTATCGGTTTTGGTGCGTTTGGATTTTATGTAAAAACCACCCTCCTCATTTTGATAAATCTCATCTGGGCGCAAAGATTGGATATCTACATAGGCCAAACCTGTGAAACAACAGAGTACAAACATGTCCCGAACCACATTTAGCCTATCTCCTTCAATTTTTTTATCAATAAGGGCCTGGAGTTCTTCTTTGGAGAGAAACTCGCGCTCCACAATCTTAAATTGCACCTTGTAGTTGTAGAAGGGGTCTTTGGAGATCCAATCGTTCCCAACGGCAATTCGAACGATCTTCTTAAAGTTATTTACGTATTTCAGGGCAGAATTGTGGTTGCACTCTTTCGTTACTTTTAAAAAGTATTCGAAACCCTTTATAAACTTGAGGTCCACATCCCGGACCGGAATATCATTTTTTCGGTATTCGGTCTTGATATAATCCGCAACATGGCTACGGGTGGTATGGTATCTTTTGTAGGTGCCCAGTGCGAATTCTATCCCGACCAGTTTTTCCATTTGTTGATTGTGCTCGTCAAAGAGTTGGATCAACATTTTTAGCTTGGCATCTTTGCCCAAGTATTTATCCTTAACATCATGAACGGTAAAAGGCTGCCCTTCCTCAATTAAGTCGTGTTGAATTTTATTAACCTTATGCCTAATAGTAGCCATAAAGCGATTCAATTCCTCTGCTTCATAACCTTTTCCCTTCAATTTATTCATGCGGGAATCCCATTTGGACGGATCAATTTTTCGGTTTAGACTAATTGATGTTCTGCGCCCATCCACCGTAATTCTTAGGTATAGGCCCGCTTTTCCGTTCTTGTCACGACGCTCATCTTTAAGGTAAAAAAGTGTAGAAAATGAATTCATCAATTTTTAGGTGTCGATTATTGCGAAATAAAGATATAAAAAAGAATTTATATAATTTTGTAATTACCTAAAAAATAGATATTTACATGGATATCGACACCACTTTTTATTTTTTAAAATAGGTGTCGATTTGGTGACTTTTTATTTGATATTATTTGGTTTAAAATGATATGGAATAAAATAAAAAACCCTGTAAATCATACGATTACAGGGTTTTTGGTGTGAAATGGTATCATTTCAGTGGAGCCGGAGGGATTCGAACCCTCGTCCAAACAAGCAATTACAATGCCTTCTACATGCTTAGTTCCTAATTGATTTTCGATGTGCACCTGACTAGAAACAGCCTAATACACACTTATCTTCTTAAGTTTTGGTGATAGTGCCGAAGCTTCACTACCCTTGTGTTGACTTTGATGGTGCTTCTGAAAGGGACGCCGTCAACAAGGGCTTCCCAGAAACATCTCGCTTTCCCGCCTTGCGGGAACGAGGCTAAATCCTACTATGATTCGGATTAAGCGGCAAGAGCGTAATTATTTTCGCCAATTAAAAAGTGTGGAAAATGAGATTAACGAGCTGTAGCCCAGCGCTCGGCATGCTTACATTCCAATTGGTCTCGCTGTCAAAACCAGTCGGCCCCTTCAATGAGATAGGTACGCCTTGGCGTACCGTAATCGAACCTGCCTGCCGGCAGGCAGGTTGAATCCCGCCACCGGCGGGATATTTTATTCCAACCTGTCTAACCGTAAGAAATAGCCGGGTTGAATCCCGCCTTGGCGGAATCTTATTCTCTCATCTTTTTTTTCAATGAACTATTATAATCTTTTCTTGGGCGTTCCTTTTTTTTGTCCTGCAAGGTTTTCAAAACCTTGTAGATATAAAAAAGGTCGGGCTTTCGGCTATATTTTTTTGATTCTTTCCCGAACACGGTCCAGGGAAAATCAAAAAAGATGCCGCCTCTATCCCTAACGCGGTCGCCAAAGGTACTCCAAAAACTATTCCAAAAAAAGTTTTGCTAGTCAACTTGTCATGTGTTATATTTATAACTTTATTAGCACATATAGTTATAAAATTATATTTATGAAATTTGGGATTATAAGGGAACGAAAAAATCCACCCGATCGTAGAGTGGTCCTAACACCGGATGCCTGCAAAAAGATGCTTGCTAAATTCCCGGAAGCGGAAATTATGGTAGAGCCTTCCCCTATTAGGGTTTATACCGATGAAGAATATCGGGAACATGGGCTTAATGTAACGCAGGAAATGGAAAATTGCGACGTGCTTATTGGTGTAAAGGAAGTCCCTATAGAATATTTGATTCCCAATAAAAAATATTTCTTTTTTTCGCACACCATAAAAAAGCAATCCTATAATAGAAATCTGCTTAGGGCTGTATTGGAAAAGAATATTGAATTATATGATCATGAAGTCATTACAGGTGTCAAAGGTCAGCGCTTGGTGGCATTTGGTAGATATGCCGGAATAGTTGGCGCCTATAACGGTTTAAGGACGTATGGTCTTAAGTTGGGTTTGTTTCAATTGCCAAAGGCGGAAACTTTGGCCGACCAGCAGGCTTTGATATCCGAATTAAGAAAAGTGAAACTTCCCAATATCAAAATTATTTTGACCGGTAGGGGTAGGGTAGGCAATGGCGCAAAAGAAATGCTGGATGCCATGGACATCAAAAAAGTTGGAGTAGCCGATTATCTGAATAAAACCTTTCAGGAACCCGTATATTGTCAGATAGATGCCTCGGAATACAACAAGCGCAAAGATGGAGTTAGGGGAAATAAGTCCAACTTTTTTGCCCATCCGGAAGAATACAGATCCAATTTTTTTCGTTTTGCAAAAGTATCCGATTTGTATATCGCCGGTCATTTTTACGGTGACATGGCGCCTTATCTTTTTACAAGGGAAGATGCCAAAAGTCCCGATTTTAAAATAAAGGTCGTAGCTGATATCAGCTGCGATATAGACGGGCCTGTAGCTACAACCATAAGACCCAGTACTATAGCCGATCCCATTTATGGCTATGATGCCCTCACAGAAACGGAAGTGGATTATAAGAACCCCCATGCCATTGCAGTAATGGCTGTTGATAATTTGCCCTGCGAATTGCCCCGGGATGCCAGTATAGGTTTTGGCGAGGCCTTTGTAAAATATGTAATTCCTGCTTTTTTTAACGGGGATGAAGACGGAGTATTGGAACACGCAAGAATGACGAAGAACGGAAAACTTACCAAGAGATATTCCTATCTACAGGATTATGTGGACGGCCTAGGGGTGGTGAACAGTGAGTAGTAATCAGTAAACAGTGCCAGTATTCAGTAAGTAGTGATGTTCACATTAAAAGTGGGTAGTGGGCACAAAACTGACTACGGGGTAAATTGGACTTTTTTTATTCCACAATAATCTTCCATTCAATAGTAGGATGTACTTTGGGAGCGGTGTAAGCGCCCAAGGCTAGTAGTTGTAGTGTCAAGGTATTCAACTTTTCCAAAGTTTTTACTTTTAGAATTTTTGATTCCCCTGCCGGAATTTCAAATACAGGAGAGCTATCATAAAAAGTGTAGGGCATAGCATTCTCGAACAATAGATCACTACTTGATATATTCGTGAGCTCCACTTCCAAAACCTGTGTTTTTTCAATATACGCTGCTTTCACAATTTCAATGCTAGACTGCAACAATGGCTTAAGGTATTCGGCCTTCCCAACCAACAATTCGTTATAAGCGGCTACGGTTCTACCCGAAAAAAGAGCCTCCTTTAGACCTTCAATGCTCTTCTCCTTGGCAAATACCAAGGTAATGGGCCTATGGTTCCCTTTTTGGGTATAGCTCCAATCTATTAAGCCATGAATGTCGCTGGTGCCCATTATGGTTAAATTGTTCTCCAAGGCCAGGGCAAGCGATTCTTCGGAATAATCCACAGTATTAATGACCTCAATACCGTGCAATTCCCCTTTTTTTATGCGCTCCTTTTGGAAATCACTGAGTATAGGTGTTCCGGCCGGACTTTGGGCATACCAGGCAGGATGGTTCCAAAATACAAAGGCATTTTGTTTTTTGGCTGTGCTGAAGGCATCTTCGGCATCTTCATGTAATAATAGATTGGCATCAGTAATAAAAACGGCATTGTTGTGTCCAACAGGTGCGGAACGTGTTATTTCAGAACCTGGGATTATTAAAAGGTCATGTTCCTTGGCTTCCTCCATGGCCAAATGGTAGGCACGGTTACGATCCGGATGGGGAATATCTGCCTTGTGGGGCTGGTACTCCAAATGTTCTGTAAGGGATATGGCATCCAAGTTTTCCCGTAGTGCTTCCTCCACTCTAATTGTTGGCCAAACCTTGCCATCGGAAAATACACTGTGCATATGTAGATCGGTCTTCAAGGTAACATAACCCTCTATATCGGGATAGGATAAGGGCTGTGCCCCGGCATGTGAATGGGTTTGTGCGTTTATATTTAGGAAGGAGAAAAGCGAAGCTAGGGCTATAAAGGTAGTTTTCATTTCGGTTGTTTTTTCAAAAATAATGGATTGTATATCTTGAAAATAAAGAAAAATATGTTCATTTGGTTAAGAAAAGGTAAATTAAGTCCATCATGAATCCAGCTGAAGAATATATCCTAAATCAGCCTGAGCCCTACAGGGGAATTCTATTGTTCCTTCAATCGGTTATTGAAGGTGCCATTCCAGGCGTGGAAATAAAATATAAATATAAAATCCCGTTCTACTACATCAATGGTAGGCCCTATTGCTATTTAAACCAAAGCAGGGATTATGTGGATTTGGGGTTTTGGAATGCGGCCCATTTAAGTGTGCATTTGGATCAGATGAACACAGAAGGAAGAAAAATGATGAAATCCCTTCGTTACAGATCCCTCGAAGACATTGATACTAACGTTTTAAAGGAAGTCCTGGAGGATGCCTATAGCGTTAAGGATAAAAAATTTTGGTAATAGAAATCTGCTCTTAAAGTCAGTATTAGTCGTAAATAAGCCTGAAATTATGACAATTTTTTTTTTTTTTTTTTGCTACTGACCACTGACCACTGACCACTGACCACTGACCACTGACCACTGACCACTGACCACTGACCACTGACCACTGACCACTGACCACTGACTACTGACCACTGATTAATCCTCAATCAACCCCTTGTCCTTATAAAGCTGAATATATTGGTTGCCCAACGAATCGGAATCTTTATATTTTTTCCTTAATCCATTCAGTTTTTCCTTCAATTCAGATACCACTTGGGCATAATCCGGATCGCTAAATACATTGTTTAGTTCCTGAGAGTCTTTTTCGCGATCATAGAGTTCCCATACATCTACATCGTAATAAAAGTGTATCAATTTAAACTTCTTGGTGGCAATACCATAATGTCTTTTTACGGCATGTTCTGCCGGATATTCGTAATAATGATAGTAAACGGCATCCCTATCCCATTTTTCCTTTTCACCCTTTAGCAAAGGCACTAGGCTTTTGCCCTGCATATCCTCTGGAGCTATTACACCGGCAACTTCCAAAAAGGTCTGGGCAAAATCAAGATTTTGTACCATTTCATCTTCTGTAGTGCCAGGAGTGATTACATTTGGCCATTTTATAAGTAGCGGGGTTTTAAAAGATTCATTGTACATAAAGCGCTTGTCGAACCAGCCGTGCTCCCCTAAATAAAAGCCTTGATCGGAAGTGTATACCACCAAAGTATTTTCGGTAAGTCCCTCATCATCCAAATAGTTCAATACCCTCCCCACATTTTCATCAACTGCGGCAATGGTCCCTAAATAATCCTGCATATACCGCTGATATTTCCAAACCAACAGGGTAGAATCGTTCATGTTGCTGTACTCCTTTTTAAAGGCCTCGTTAATAGGGCCGTATACTTCATCCCATTCCGCTCTCTGTTCAGGATTAAATTTGTTTAGGCCTCCAATGCCCAAATGTTCCTCAATGTTTAATTCTGCCAGTACCTCATCCGTTATCTTTAGGTCATAACGCAGGGTCATATGCTTAAGGATGTTCATTTCAGCAGGTCCTGCAGTAGTTTCACGTGTAGCGTAATCGTCGAACAAAGTAGTAGGTAAAGGATAGGTTTTCTTTGTGAATTCTTTATAATGTCTTGGTGCTGGCATCCAGGACCTATGTGGAGCCTTGTGCAAATACATCAACATAAAAGGCTTCTTTGCATCCCTACGGTTTTGTAGCCAATCCAAGGTGAGGTCGGTGGTAATATCGGTAACATATCCCTTAACGATGGTATCCCCTGTAGCCGTAATAAAACGGGGGTTGTAATAATCTCCCTGTCCCGGTAATATCTTAAATTCATCGAAACCTTTTGGGTTGTTGCCAAAATGGAGCTTCCCGAACATTGCGGTCTGGTAACCTGCCTTTTGTAACAATTGCGGGAAGGTAACGTTGGTGGTGTCAAATGGGGAGATATTATCTATCTTCCCGTTAATGTGACTATGCTTTCCTGTCAGGATAACGGCACGCGATGGTGCACAAATGGAATTGGTAACACTGGCGTTGGTAAAGAGCATTCCTTCCTTGGCAATTCTGTCTATATTGGGGGTGTTGATAAGCTTGTCATCATAAGCACTAATGGCCTGATAAGCATGGTCATCGGACATGATAAAAACTATATTCGGTTTTTTTGAAATTTGTTCTTTTGCTTCCTGTTTGCAGGAGGTAAACAATAAAAAGGAGGATCCAAAAATTAGATAAAGAAATGCGTACTTCATATTAGGTGTTAAAATGCTTTAAAAATGTAAAAATAGGGCTTTGTTTCAATAAATCCAGAAGTGTGGATCTATTTGTATTGGTTTAAAATTCCTTTAAAAGTGGTTAGTACCTCCTTTTGTTCTTTGGGATAGTTATCCGGTGAAAATGGATGTTCCTCCTCAATATCCTGAGCCAAATTATACAGTTCGCCAGTATCGTATAATTTCCATTGTTTATTCTGTACATATCTTTTGGGTTCAAACTTCCCCCAATTAGGGGCGTAATGACAAAATATCCAATCCCTTTTTTGGGAATTATTACCCAAAAGTTGTTGGTAGAAGCTAATGCCGTCCAATGGCACGGGCGAAGTTGGCGTAGTTCCCGATATGTCCATCAACGTAGGCAGAAAATCTGTAAAATCTATTAGATTATTATTTATGCTTTTGGGGGCAATTTTCCCTTTCCAGTTTGCTATAAAGGGAACATGGGTTCCTGCATCCGTGGTATGGCCTTTGTCGCCTTTAATTGAAATACCGTTGAAGCTAGAGGTAACATCGCGGTCGGTTCCATTGTCCCCTACGAAGAGTATCAGTGTATTTTCACGAATACCCAATTCTTCCGTTTTTTTGATTATTTCCCCTATTATCCTATCCATATACTCCACCATTTCACCAAAATAGGTAGGATCATTAATCTTCGACTTGGTGTCAAAGCCTTTAAATTCCTTATTGTTGGGAGTGGGCACAAAGGGGTCATGGGTCAGTACCATAGGGTAGTAGACAAAAAACGGGGAGTCTTTGTGGTCTTCCATAAAGGAAGTGATATTCTTTAGAAAGACGTCGGGACCATATTGGCCCTGGTGAGTTATTGCCCCATTTTTCTTTGTACTCAGCAAGGGGTCTTTGTACCTAGATCCCAAATGATCAATTTGCCATAAACAATAGTCGTCAAATCCGGCTTTTTCAGGGGTTGTTCCAATTCGGTCACCAGCTAATTTTTGTTGATACGCATTTCCCAATAGCTGCCATTTTCCGGCGATATAAGTTTCGTAACCGGCTTCTTGCATATAATGCCCAAAGGTTTTTTCCCTTGGGTCCAGTAGACCAAAACCAATATAGTTTCGAAAGTTGTATTTGCCTGTCATAATCTGAACTCGAGAAGGGGTACACAGAGGGGTGGAATAGCAATGGTCAAATCGCATACCTTCATTGGCCAATTTGTCCAGGTTTGGAGTGGGATAACTACTGCCCCCATATGTGCCAATGGTCTCGTAGCCCAGATCATCGGCCATGATAAGAATTACATTCGGTTTTTTGACGGCAATCTGGTTTTTGCCATTCTTGCACGATACGATCAAAAAAGTGGAGACTATTAGAATAAGATAGAATTGCAAGCGAAGCATAGTTGGTTTTTAGGTATGGAATTAGATCCTTTTGCCTTAATTTTCTCAGAAAATGTAGGTTGAGGTACGAGCAAATTTATAGTATTTGCCCGCCAATGGCAAGAAGCAGTAATGTATGGGTTCTTTTGGATTGTGGACATTGTACTGACAAGCCCATTTGAAATCAATTTAAGGGAAAAGAGAATGCCGCATAAGAAAGTGCGGCATTCAAATAATATTTTGGTAAAAACCCTTTAGACTTTAATTTAAAGGGAGTTTACTGTTTTGCGTATGGCCACCAAATTGGTCAATAATTTTTCCAGATGATCCAAATGCAGCATATTGGCACCGTCGCTTTTGGCGTTCGCCGGGTCAAAATGGGTCTCCATAAAAATTCCGTCGGCCCCAGTAACAATACCGGCACGGGCAATAGTCTCTATCATATCCGGTCTTCCCCCGGTTACCCCTGAAGACTGATTGGGTTGCTGCAGGGAATGGGTAACGTCCAAGACTACCGGTGCATATTGCTTCATAGTTGGGATACCACGGAAATCCACGATCATATCCTGGTAGCCGAACATGGTGCCCCTGTCGGTCACCATCACCTGTTCATTGTTGGAATCCAAGACTTTTTGTACTGCGTGCTTCATGCTTTCAGGGCTCATAAATTGCCCCTTTTTTAGATTCACCACTTTTCCGGTCTCTGCCGCTGCTACCACCAAATCGGTCTGACGCACCAAAAATGCCGGTATCTGCAATACATCTACATATTCGGCGGCCATATGGGCATCCGATATTTCATGTATGTCCGTAATAGTAGGAACCTTAAAGGTTTCGGAGACTTTTTTTAAAATTTTCAAGGCCTTTTCATCCCCTATGCCCGTAAAGGAATCTACCCTACTGCGGTTGGCCTTTTTAAAACTTCCCTTAAAAACATATGGGATATTAAGTTTATCGGTAATGGTAACCACCTTTTCTGCAATGCG contains the following coding sequences:
- a CDS encoding Sb-PDE family phosphodiesterase, which codes for MKTTFIALASLFSFLNINAQTHSHAGAQPLSYPDIEGYVTLKTDLHMHSVFSDGKVWPTIRVEEALRENLDAISLTEHLEYQPHKADIPHPDRNRAYHLAMEEAKEHDLLIIPGSEITRSAPVGHNNAVFITDANLLLHEDAEDAFSTAKKQNAFVFWNHPAWYAQSPAGTPILSDFQKERIKKGELHGIEVINTVDYSEESLALALENNLTIMGTSDIHGLIDWSYTQKGNHRPITLVFAKEKSIEGLKEALFSGRTVAAYNELLVGKAEYLKPLLQSSIEIVKAAYIEKTQVLEVELTNISSSDLLFENAMPYTFYDSSPVFEIPAGESKILKVKTLEKLNTLTLQLLALGAYTAPKVHPTIEWKIIVE
- a CDS encoding type II toxin-antitoxin system RelE family toxin; translation: MKVIFLKSFLSDIKKVKDKGLKSRIKKLILEIEAAKSLEEITGVKKMRGYSIAYRIRMGDYRLGLYKETDCVELARFLKRNDIYKVFPK
- the kdsA gene encoding 3-deoxy-8-phosphooctulonate synthase produces the protein MNLELIPQLKHTKSNNFFLLCGPCAIEGEEMAMRIAEKVVTITDKLNIPYVFKGSFKKANRSRVDSFTGIGDEKALKILKKVSETFKVPTITDIHEISDAHMAAEYVDVLQIPAFLVRQTDLVVAAAETGKVVNLKKGQFMSPESMKHAVQKVLDSNNEQVMVTDRGTMFGYQDMIVDFRGIPTMKQYAPVVLDVTHSLQQPNQSSGVTGGRPDMIETIARAGIVTGADGIFMETHFDPANAKSDGANMLHLDHLEKLLTNLVAIRKTVNSL
- a CDS encoding DUF1801 domain-containing protein, whose amino-acid sequence is MNPAEEYILNQPEPYRGILLFLQSVIEGAIPGVEIKYKYKIPFYYINGRPYCYLNQSRDYVDLGFWNAAHLSVHLDQMNTEGRKMMKSLRYRSLEDIDTNVLKEVLEDAYSVKDKKFW
- a CDS encoding sulfatase family protein translates to MKYAFLYLIFGSSFLLFTSCKQEAKEQISKKPNIVFIMSDDHAYQAISAYDDKLINTPNIDRIAKEGMLFTNASVTNSICAPSRAVILTGKHSHINGKIDNISPFDTTNVTFPQLLQKAGYQTAMFGKLHFGNNPKGFDEFKILPGQGDYYNPRFITATGDTIVKGYVTDITTDLTLDWLQNRRDAKKPFMLMYLHKAPHRSWMPAPRHYKEFTKKTYPLPTTLFDDYATRETTAGPAEMNILKHMTLRYDLKITDEVLAELNIEEHLGIGGLNKFNPEQRAEWDEVYGPINEAFKKEYSNMNDSTLLVWKYQRYMQDYLGTIAAVDENVGRVLNYLDDEGLTENTLVVYTSDQGFYLGEHGWFDKRFMYNESFKTPLLIKWPNVITPGTTEDEMVQNLDFAQTFLEVAGVIAPEDMQGKSLVPLLKGEKEKWDRDAVYYHYYEYPAEHAVKRHYGIATKKFKLIHFYYDVDVWELYDREKDSQELNNVFSDPDYAQVVSELKEKLNGLRKKYKDSDSLGNQYIQLYKDKGLIED
- a CDS encoding NAD(P)-dependent oxidoreductase; the protein is MKFGIIRERKNPPDRRVVLTPDACKKMLAKFPEAEIMVEPSPIRVYTDEEYREHGLNVTQEMENCDVLIGVKEVPIEYLIPNKKYFFFSHTIKKQSYNRNLLRAVLEKNIELYDHEVITGVKGQRLVAFGRYAGIVGAYNGLRTYGLKLGLFQLPKAETLADQQALISELRKVKLPNIKIILTGRGRVGNGAKEMLDAMDIKKVGVADYLNKTFQEPVYCQIDASEYNKRKDGVRGNKSNFFAHPEEYRSNFFRFAKVSDLYIAGHFYGDMAPYLFTREDAKSPDFKIKVVADISCDIDGPVATTIRPSTIADPIYGYDALTETEVDYKNPHAIAVMAVDNLPCELPRDASIGFGEAFVKYVIPAFFNGDEDGVLEHARMTKNGKLTKRYSYLQDYVDGLGVVNSE
- a CDS encoding AAA family ATPase, which gives rise to MSYISKVSIDCPREQPFPFDISAVKYAKGLDFSNPITFIIGDNGTGKSTLLETIAFRLQLPNMDGSSYSKRGFEAARILMEYLSIEWAIDRPRGFFLRAEDFGNLLNGIQNEDNRLSTFFEDIKGDVPDHVLRSMRDNSNYQIHNMYKNYGQDLQGFSHGEAYFKIMNDKINQRGIYLLDEPEAALSPSKQLSLLYFIKEHLGHNISQFIVATHSPMLMAYPGATIYQISDNGMKKVDFEDTDHYSITRSFLNNPDAYLRHLE
- a CDS encoding site-specific integrase, which encodes MNSFSTLFYLKDERRDKNGKAGLYLRITVDGRRTSISLNRKIDPSKWDSRMNKLKGKGYEAEELNRFMATIRHKVNKIQHDLIEEGQPFTVHDVKDKYLGKDAKLKMLIQLFDEHNQQMEKLVGIEFALGTYKRYHTTRSHVADYIKTEYRKNDIPVRDVDLKFIKGFEYFLKVTKECNHNSALKYVNNFKKIVRIAVGNDWISKDPFYNYKVQFKIVEREFLSKEELQALIDKKIEGDRLNVVRDMFVLCCFTGLAYVDIQSLRPDEIYQNEEGGFYIKSKRTKTDTGFTIPLLPTAVAIIEKYKDHPKVVNKDCVIPVLSNQKSNSYLKEIADRCNIKKNLTTHLARHTFATTVTLTNGVPIETVGKMLGHKNLRTTQHYAKIIDSKVEEDMKVLREKLGQFST
- a CDS encoding sulfatase-like hydrolase/transferase is translated as MLRLQFYLILIVSTFLIVSCKNGKNQIAVKKPNVILIMADDLGYETIGTYGGSSYPTPNLDKLANEGMRFDHCYSTPLCTPSRVQIMTGKYNFRNYIGFGLLDPREKTFGHYMQEAGYETYIAGKWQLLGNAYQQKLAGDRIGTTPEKAGFDDYCLWQIDHLGSRYKDPLLSTKKNGAITHQGQYGPDVFLKNITSFMEDHKDSPFFVYYPMVLTHDPFVPTPNNKEFKGFDTKSKINDPTYFGEMVEYMDRIIGEIIKKTEELGIRENTLILFVGDNGTDRDVTSSFNGISIKGDKGHTTDAGTHVPFIANWKGKIAPKSINNNLIDFTDFLPTLMDISGTTPTSPVPLDGISFYQQLLGNNSQKRDWIFCHYAPNWGKFEPKRYVQNKQWKLYDTGELYNLAQDIEEEHPFSPDNYPKEQKEVLTTFKGILNQYK